The genomic stretch CCGTGGCTTATGTAGTCAGTATGTTATAAGTCTGTTGTTTTCCTCCAGGACGGAAGTTGTCATTTATGTTGTTGAGCGTTCTCCAAATGGCACCTCAAGAAGAGTTCCGGCAACAACACTGTATGCCCACTTTGAGCAAGCCAACATTAAGACACAGCTGCAGCAGCTTGGGGTGACCCTCTCCATGACCAGGACAGAGCTGTCTCCTGCTCAGATCAAGCAGCTCTTACAGAACCCTCCTGCTGGTATGCGCTGGAGCCAGGCCTCGTTGGTTATTAGTTCATGAGCTTATCATGTCTGCTTATTTCGAATGTgttcttaaatatttatgttttagtcagctgtaattttaattatatagctAATATGTTTATTAGAAATTTTAgggagtaataaaaataataaatcatctAGCTATAGGTAAGTCACTTtgaaatgttttgggtttttaaaatctttgtttaAATTGAGCATTTAAGTAAAACTTAAATGTGTTTGTacttaaaaaaaagagtttagtATCCTAAGTAGACTGATAATTCTAGGTCATTTCCCTTCCTCCAGAAGCACTGGACTCTGCTGACCCGGGCCTGTGATTTTACATGTAAGCATATGTACATGTAATAGAAAAAAGTTCTGCACTGTACATTGCTGCCACCTGCCTTTTTACTTACAGAATTTCTTAGTATTTTTCATGTTAGTATATGAAGATGACTTTTATTATAAACACTGTGtagtattcatatatatgtaaacatatataaatatatatacacacacacatatacacacatacatatagtttACTTAAATTCAATATTGTGTCTGTGCATCCAAACTAAGTAGTAGTTACTATTTATGGAAGTTCCTCTTAGGACATATGGGCAGGTAGTTTTTTAGAATAAGATCTGTGGTAGCTGAATAGGGGGATCTTACCTGTACTCTCAGCCTTTGGGAGATGGGATgcagaagatcaggagtttgaggtcacAGCCTGGACTGCATAGTGAATTGagggccagcctaggcaacatgGTAACACTGTCACTCCTCCCACACCACAAAGTTCACTAGAATGAAATCCTGACAGTGAGATTTGAAGGACTCTTATGTTTGTTATTTTCTACCagtatatgtgtaagtgtgatgtattgtttctttctctcttcctctttgtccCTGGTAGCAACAAAGTAGTAAAGAATTAGTACTCAGTCTGCATTGTCCTGGTGACCAGGTTGAATATCTTTTCACACTTGTTTGTGAATAGCCTTGCTATGTCCTTTGCCCCTTTCGTGTGTGATTTGttgtggctttgtgtgtgtgggttccAGCGGTGTTACACTGTCTGCTGCAGGCACTTTTTTTCAAtcagtatttataaaattttgcaatgattttttttttaaagtaattcctCATACAGCTTCTGAATTTGAAGAAAGCATTTCtcatacaaatataaacacagaaaattatatgttctaaaagaatatttttatttgtggtaGGTGTTGATCCTATTATTTGGGAGCAGGCCAAGGTGGATAACCCAGATTCTGAAAAGTAAGTGTATCaccatttcattttatgttcaaACTGATGCCAGAAGGAAGGAAACACATGTGGGCTGTTGGTTGTATTGTTGCATTCaaacaaagttattttctttgctttttaaaacagttCTACCATGGTAAGGCAGCATGCTGATCTGAAACTGGTAGGGATGGAGAAATCTGAATTCTAGTCACTTACATTTGCATTTACAGTGCAAGCTTTTGACTGAACTACATTTCCTCCTTCATATAATAGGAAGGCTGAATTCAATAATGTGGTAACTATTGATCTCAGTGCTGTGGATTTAGAAACTCATTGTAAAATTGCATGAAGTCTATTATGAAATACATCTTGTTGGTTTCAGCAATGCATTCTCCAAAGTGATCTTGCATTTCAGGTTAATTCCTGTACCAATGGTGGGTTTCAAAGAATTGCTTCGAAGATTGAAGGTCCAAGATCAGATGACTAAGCAGCATCAGACCAGATTAGATGTAAGAACTCActttttctcctctatcttgagAGTGGAAAGAAAAGCGAGTCAGCGAGACGTTACCATGTGTAGGGAACTAGTCCATTGCAGGTCACAGTTCCGTGCGTCTGCTTTCTTATCGGTAGCAGCACTCCTCCCACCCAcatacagacttttaaaaaatttctgtGTATGACTTTACCTACATAGATGTCTATACACCACATATTGTGCAGTACCCTGGGTAGccataagagggtatcagataccctggaactggaattaaatcTGGGTGTGAGTGTTTAGTTGAGCCTTAGTcctttagaagaacagccagtgctcttaacatctgaacTACCTCTCCAGAACCTTAAATTTGATTTGACATATTTTATGAGTTTAGATTTATAGCCTAGATTTATTcaagttcactttttttttttttaatccaactGCTTAGTAGACCCAATCTTAATTATCTTCTAAAATCAAACAATACTGCAGGTGTTCTGACTGTGGGCTTGCCTCCATagtctttcttggttttttgagacagggtttttttgtgtagccctggctgtcctggaactcactctgtagaccaggctggcctcgaactcaagaaatccgcctgcctctgcctcccaagtgctgggattaaaggcgtgcgccgccactgccCGGTGCCTTCATATTCCTTTACATGCAGTTCCGATTTCATAAGACAGAAGAGTGAGCTTACTGTTTCTCAAGTGATCCATTTTATTGTCAGGCAGTTCTGTGAATGCAGTTCTCCTTTTACACTGACCCTGCATTTGTTTGTGTAGCCATTGTGTTTCTGAGAACGCCCGACAAATACTTACACATAATTATTCCTTCTCAGCATTTCTTTGTCCAAAAATTCCAGCATGGTTTCTCCTTTGGCATACTTTCTAGACACTTTATTATGTTAGGCCACATACACTGAATTCATGAGTATCACCTTTAGAGTGAATTgttagcttcaaactcactatgtaaccaagaatgaccttgaacttctgattcccctgcctccacctcaagtgctgggattataagtctCTACACCTGGTAAGACTTGAATCTTAATATTAACTCATTTCATTCTTGAATGACATCAAGACTGTATATGCCCTTTAAACTAATTTTAagattctccttttaaaaatcttagacatttttttttggcTGATTCCcagatttttaataaatatgtatgatGAACACAACAACCTAATTTTGTCCTTTGTTATTTCATAATGCGTTGGTGCTTCATTAAAGACTAATAAAGCCATACCTGGTGGTAcagacctgtaatctcagctgctTGGGAGGCTTAGGCAAgaggattccaagttcaaggccaacctggccagtgtagtaagatcttgtctcaaaataggGGGctgacggggggtggggggtgttacTGAAATAGTACatcttctttgttctgtcttttaaCACTCCAGTAGCATAGAAATGAATTATGATGGGACAGTTATAGAATTAAACCTGATTGAAATGCTGTGTAGATTGTAACCTGCCAGGAACTAGTACATTTGTTAAAGTGCTGAGCATTAGGACCGGacttcagtccccagaacccatgtgaataAAACAGGCACAACGGTACTGTACTCTCAGggtcagggaggcagagatggatagGCAGACCTCTGAAGCTCACTGTTCACCAGACCTGTGAGAGTTCTtccatctcagaaaaaaaaaaaaaaaaagaccacacctGAGATTGTACCTTGGTTTCTACACAAACATGTCCATTGTactcaaagaaaatgtgtgtgtacacacaaattaAACCTACCCTGTTAAAGCAAGATAGAATAGggcaaggctggagaaatggctcagtggttaagaacattgaccaCTTTTCCAGAGGTTCAGAGTTCAATttccggcaaccacatggtggctcacaaccatctgtaatgggatccagtactctgttctggtatgtctgaagacagctgcagtgtattcgtatacataaaataaatctttggaaAATAATTACTTATAgttcgtttaaaaaaaaaaaaaaaaaagatagcatagGGCAAAGTTAGGAGGATTTTAGGCCAGACAGAAAACGTCACTAACCAGAGACAAGGAAATGTATTCACTTTCAGGACTTTACCCTTCCCTTTTCCCACAGTCTTGATTACCCTTCCAGGTATTCTATGCCAGTGTGTGGACTATACTGGTCCCCTACCCTGCCAGCTTCAGACTAACTGCCTGTGAAGCTAAGCCCACATCCACTTTACCTCACAGACCTGAACGTTTTCCATTCATACCTGGTTATTGGTTCTATTCCAAATTAGTGCTCAAAGTTCCTTATTTCTGAAATGTTATTGTTTTTACAATATGTTTTCTCATTATTAAATGTCGCAAAGCTCTAAAGAAATCTTTgaataatactttttatttttttgaatacGTAAGAGAAGGAAACCTAACATACAGAATTATGGGGCTAGCAGAGAAAGGCTCAGCAGTCCCGAGCACGTCCTGCCCCAGAGAAGCAGCTTTACTACTTTCTAGAACTCCACCTCTGGAGGAACCAGCATCCTCTCTGGACTCtaatgcacccacacacatgtacaaagagaaagaatttaaaacataataaaatggaGAATTAAAGATAGTTATATTTTGAGAGATGGATCTCAAGGCTATCTCAGCACTAGGCGTGGACACGTGGGTGTGCCTGTTATGATGGATCTCAAGGCTATCTCAGCACTAGGCGTGGACACGTGGGTGTGCCTGTTAAATAGCTGTTGTGTCCTACTTGATTTATCCTCAGAAACATTTCTTTCAACAGATCATATCTGAAGATATTAGTGAACTGCAAAAGAATCAAACTACAACTATGGCCAAAATAGCCCAATACAAGAGGAAGCTGATGGATCTCTCCCACAGAACCCTACAGGTTATAACTGCAATTCCCTAATGTGTCTAAGATGTTTTATGTGAAATATAGGCTGAATGAtgaggggtttttgttgttgttgtttttttttttatctgaaagaCTTAAAGATCATACAGGTGGGAGGtgagagaaaaatattctaaagTTCACTTCTTATCGACAGGGTACAAGAAAAGGTAGAAAATCACCCATTCCTGGTTCAGAAAGTAGTCACATTTTGATTTCCAGGAAAAGGCATGTGACTCTATATTAATGATTAAACCAGTTACCAGTTTaacagacagaaggaaataacAAAACCTGGAATCATGAATTGTCATGAAAACAAGTGATAAACATCGAAGGGACACACGCAAGAGCCAAACCACACCAGATAGGAATACAAATAAGCTTGAGAGAGGGTGAGAAGCCATGGACAGGCTCAGTGTAACTGGGGGAAGACTGAAAGCTGTTTCTGTGGAAGACTACTAAAATGATAAACATTTCAGAGAGCGGGCCAGCATCAGTGAGAAGCTGGACTTAAACACAGACGACCTAAACACACAGAGACCTGTGAAAGACTTAGGAAAGATAGGTGATTttctaacaaataaaaattatcaaaagtaATGTATGTCAAAGTGAAGAGATGGGTACCTACCccagaagcaggaaggagagcTGCAAAAGACCACAAGGAGAACCCCAAGAGCTCCTCACTTCATGGTTGAGTTTTGTCTTACTGATAAAAAGCTAATTCTTGTTACTTTAATCTTTCTGAGGAAAAATATTGATGACTTCCATTTTTCCCTCTCTGAACAATTTCATTGAGATGTAATTCATATACCATATATTTAACCCACATAAAGGTTATATCATCCATGAGTCTGGTCAATTTAGGATGGTGTTATTATCCTACAGAGAATCCATTTCATGCCTCTCAGGAGCCGCTGACCTGTTTAGCTTACATCTGTTGGCAACCTTCTACCAGTGCTTGGTGCATATCTAACACAGAGATGCTCACATGGCTGGAAAGCTAGAAACTTTACATTGAACTTAAAAGTGACTAAGTCTGGATGTGATGGGGCATGCCTATAACGCCAACACTTTGGAGAtgagcaagaggatcaggagttaagGTCATCCACACGTCAAGCTTGGGGACACCGTGggctgagaccttgtctcaaacaaatgattttttttttcagtatttgagTTCAAAAGGTTAAATTTACAAACAGCattgaattttaattgtgttaCTATATGTTCTATACAAAGGTATTTCTATGACATGAAAATCTAATTGGAATGTAGGCATACATGCACTTTATTCAAGAGTAAGCATAAagcacttggattttttttttttttaatgttttgggtttttattgtttatttgaggcagagtctcagcTATGCAGCATAAACTAGTCTGAAACTCTCCTTGTtcctcaggctagcctcagatttgTGATCCTCataccttagcctcccaagtgctaggatttcaaAGCACCCCTGAATTAGTTTCCAGACAGTTTTTAACTACAAGTCCATACtggatttttaaatgttctaCTAGATAGGACTGGTGTCTGTTTTCTGTAGGTCCTAATCAAACAGGAAATCCAAAGGAAGAGTGGATATGCGATCCAGGCTGATGAAGAGCAGTTGCGGGTTCAGCTAGATACCATTCAAGGGGAGCTGAATGCGCCTACCCAGTTCAAAGTAAGCACTTCTGAGTCTGTCCAGCCAGAATTAATTAAGGTGGGTCTGTACCGTTGTCCCATTACATAGGGATTCTGCATTGGTTTGTGTTCGTAAGCATCTGTTCCCATTAATTAAAACTCCCTAAAATAAATTCTCAGTCATGGTTTCTTTGGCTTGTATTAATGCTTCAAATTAAAAGAACTGAGAGTCTGAACAGATGATGTTGAAGCCATTGTCTTTAGGAATAGCTGTGATCGTCTCGAGCTGTGAttgttagcatttgtttctgACTCACTTTTAGGGTCGGCTGAATGAACTGATGTCCCAGATCAGGATGCAGAATCATTTTGGAGCTGTGAAATCTGAAGAAAAGTATTACATAGATGCAGACTTATTACGAGAAATCAAGCAGGTAAGTGTCAGCTTACAACTCTATATCCATGGGGATGGCTATCGTTCATCAGCAGAGAACAATACTCATACATACTCATTAGAATGCAGAGAAATCGTGACCTTCAGGCACCTTTaagtaacaaaatataaaaatcttgcttcctcaaaaattaaaagtagaaagaattaccatgtcatctggtagttctacttatttttgagagacaaggtctcactatataactctGGTTGGCCTAGAACATGTTATGAAGactaggttggtcttgaactcacagagatcagtctgcctcaGCCAATTGAATGCTAAGATTCAAGGTATGTGTCGCCATGTCCACCTGGTTCTACTTCTGGACATATAAAGTAGTTGAAAGCAGGTGTCTGCACAgacatgtatgtatctatgtacatatgtacagagTGAAGTGCTCCTCCCAAAGAGGAGGAGATTCTGACACATGCAGCAACATGGGTTGAAATGTGGGGTCATTCAAGGACAAGTGTATGAGTCCCCTTCCTGTGACACAGTGACAGACAGATGGCCAAGTACACAACATCCCTGTACACTGAAAGTGGTCCATATACTGTTACTCCAGTATGGAGCGATGCATCCCCCAGAATGTCTAGATAATGCAAGTGCTAGAACATGGGCTGTGGTAGTAAAGGTAGATCTCAGGCTCCCCACATCCTCCCAGTGGCATTAATCACAATCCAGAATGGTCTGTGTGTACATTAAATTGAGAAGCTGGGactagggatgtggctcagttggtagaaagCTTGCCTAGTGTTTATGGagccctgagttcaagccccagcaccacaTTAACAGTGTAGTTCATTCCTCATTCGggagcaggaggaccaggagttcaaggccctGTCTAAACATGCAGAGAACATGTTTGATTCATACTGTTTGGTTTTACCTGGTTTTAGGGTGTGTCTTGTGTGGCTGGACATGGCTGTCCCACTGTGCATGTCTTAGGTACTAGGTCCTGTATTGTAGCTTGCAGTTTAACAGAACAGTGtactcatgctttttttttttttttttctttcattctagcATTTGAAACAACAACAGGAAGGCCTTAGCCACTTAATTAGCATCATAAAAGATGACCTAGAAGACATAAAACTGGTAGAACATGGATTGAATGAAACCATCCATAGCAGAGGCGGTGTCTTTAGCTGACCGTTTACAGACTTGTTACAACTTCTTGCTACATCAGGCCTTCTTTATGATGACCACATGGACAGGAAAAAAGGATCTTTTCCTCACTGGGATGTTTGAGGCTCCTCAGAAATTACTGTACATTAAATCTGAAGTGATCACCACAAAGTTCTTCAAAGAGACTCTTTGGAAAGTTTATATCTAAAAGctgtatttactttttaaaaagtattactcaaagcatatatatatacatatactgtgGTTCATTTTCTGACAGCGTTACGTGTGGTCACAGAGCCTGATGGTTATTCTCCATCCTTCTTTCCATAGCACAGAGACAGCTACTTCCTACAGAACACAACACTGAAATCCGCGCTGTCGGAGACTGTGCTGCAGAGTATACATGCCTTTCAGCTTCTGTATCTGTGAAATCAGCTGTGGGGAGTAAAGAAAATCCCAAAGTATTTAATGATTTGTGTggttttccttttgttctagaaagacttgaaaatatatttttatattattttacttatttagaaCTTACAGAAAATACCTAACCAGTTAGACTATAACAAAATCACCACttttgcaagctttttttttttttttaattttttatttctaaaaatgaaatccttaaaataaattgttaatttgtaattttatgtaattCTGTCTGGTGTTTTATTTAAGGACTTGTCAGTGCTGACATATTTAGACTAGGTTAAGAAATGAAAGTCCTCATCTAGGGTAAGGACTTCCCCCATTTCTTAGCATCTGAAAACTATGGCTGAGTTCAACAGCATGAGCTTCGTCCACAGTCTGCCAGTTTTAAATACAACTTCTGACTGCAAACCGTGCCTGGGCTGGGGCTTGTAGGCCCCTCTCCTAATGCTGTCATGTTTGTGCTTCTGTGTGCTACTTTGGCTTACACTGAGGGCTGTCATGAGAGGGCACCGTGAATCATGTTGTATTAACATGGGGCGGTGAGGGAAAGTGCCCTGCGTGTAGACGCCTCGTAAGAATAGAGACTATAAAACTTCGCTGCTAGGATTTTGTAGTTGCTGCTGCCGAGTTTGTGCCAtgggtttttgcttttctttttttgttttcaatcttATTCCCCGcgtgttgttgtgtgtgtgttttttggttgtttggtttgttttgtgtgtgtgtgtgtgtgtgtgtgtgtgtgtgtgtgtgtgtgtgtgtttgcatgagcTTGTTATCA from Arvicanthis niloticus isolate mArvNil1 chromosome 27, mArvNil1.pat.X, whole genome shotgun sequence encodes the following:
- the Nup54 gene encoding nucleoporin p54 isoform X2, with product MAFNFGAPSGTSGTSTATAAPAGGFAGFGTTTTTAGSAFSFSAPTNTGSAGLLGGTQNKGFGFGTGFGTTTGTGTGLGTGLGTGLGLGGFNTQQQQQQQQTSLGGLFSQPTQAPAQSNQLINTASALSAPTLLGDERDAILAKWNQLQAFWGTGKGYFNNNIPPVEFTQENPFCRFKAVGYSCMPNNKDEDGLVVLIFNKKETDIRSQQQQLVESLHKVLGGNQTLTVNVEGIKTLPDDQTEVVIYVVERSPNGTSRRVPATTLYAHFEQANIKTQLQQLGVTLSMTRTELSPAQIKQLLQNPPAGVDPIIWEQAKVDNPDSEKLIPVPMVGFKELLRRLKVQDQMTKQHQTRLDIISEDISELQKNQTTTMAKIAQYKRKLMDLSHRTLQVLIKQEIQRKSGYAIQADEEQLRVQLDTIQGELNAPTQFKGRLNELMSQIRMQNHFGAVKSEEKYYIDADLLREIKQHLKQQQEGLSHLISIIKDDLEDIKLVEHGLNETIHSRGGVFS